In Arthrobacter sp. SLBN-83, one DNA window encodes the following:
- a CDS encoding alpha-galactosidase produces the protein MDPLHLRSAGTSLLISFDSGEAEVLHWGADLGAELPDLAVLAGPVGHSSIDARVPASLLPQASSSWRGRPALRGHRISDGAAGLDFSSRLRVTSVSHERTSATIEQADDETSISVSTSLTLHPGGLLELRHTLTNNGTTPFQVDELATVLPVAPDAVELLDLTGRWCRERHPQRRPIQQGTWVRTGRHGRTGHDSSLLFAAGTRSFGNRHGKVWATHLAWSGNHEQFADTIGDGRTMIGGSELLGPAEVILEPGGSYTTPALFAAYSDRGLDGITEAFYSWFRSRPHHVLPAATGLPAGKPRPVVLNTWEAVYFDHNLDTLIELADSAADLGVERFVLDDGWFRGRRDDHAGLGDWYVDETVWPEGLTPLIDAVTSRGMEFGLWVEPEMVNLDSDIARAHPDWISGPSAVAHKDGGRLPLEWRNQHIIDLVNPEAWQYVFDRISALLADNNISYLKWDQNRDLVEQGHAGRPSVHEQTLAAYRLFDELRKAHPGVEIESCSSGGARVDLGILERTDRIWASDCNDALERQTIQRWTEAVVPPELVGSHIGPTTSHTTARTHDLSFRGITALFGHFGMEWDVRSVQGREREELRRIVGLYKEHRNLIHSGRAVHADVADDSFLLHGVVADGSVAESTTAALFALVSTRTSAAEQPGRIGIPGLEDGRSYRVEAVFPTADDADYRHTFTQVQPPAWLAEGAVATGRFLAEVGLPMPILNPEHALLLKVTAL, from the coding sequence ATGGACCCCCTGCACCTCCGTTCCGCCGGTACCAGCCTGCTGATCAGCTTCGACAGCGGGGAGGCCGAGGTGCTCCATTGGGGCGCCGACCTCGGCGCGGAACTGCCGGACCTGGCGGTCCTGGCCGGGCCGGTGGGGCATTCCTCCATCGACGCACGGGTCCCCGCAAGCCTGCTCCCCCAGGCTTCGTCGTCATGGCGGGGCCGGCCGGCCCTGCGCGGCCACCGGATCAGTGACGGCGCCGCTGGCCTTGACTTCTCCTCCCGCCTCCGCGTCACGTCGGTCAGTCATGAAAGGACCTCGGCCACCATCGAGCAGGCCGACGACGAAACCAGCATCAGCGTTTCGACCTCGCTCACGCTGCACCCCGGCGGCCTGCTGGAGCTGAGGCACACCCTCACCAACAACGGCACCACCCCCTTCCAGGTGGACGAACTGGCAACCGTCCTGCCCGTGGCACCTGACGCCGTCGAACTCCTGGACCTGACCGGACGCTGGTGCCGGGAACGCCACCCGCAGCGGCGGCCCATCCAGCAGGGCACCTGGGTCCGGACCGGCCGCCACGGCCGCACCGGGCACGATTCCTCCCTGCTGTTCGCTGCCGGCACCCGAAGCTTCGGAAACCGGCACGGCAAGGTCTGGGCGACGCACCTTGCCTGGAGCGGCAACCACGAACAGTTCGCGGACACCATCGGTGACGGCCGGACCATGATAGGCGGCTCGGAACTCCTGGGTCCTGCCGAGGTCATCCTGGAACCGGGCGGCAGCTACACCACGCCCGCCCTGTTCGCCGCCTACTCGGACCGGGGCCTGGACGGCATCACGGAGGCCTTCTACAGCTGGTTCCGGTCCCGGCCGCACCACGTGCTGCCCGCCGCCACCGGCCTGCCGGCCGGAAAACCCCGCCCGGTGGTGCTCAACACCTGGGAAGCGGTCTACTTCGACCACAACCTGGACACCCTGATCGAGCTGGCTGACTCCGCTGCTGACCTTGGCGTGGAGCGCTTCGTGCTCGACGACGGCTGGTTCCGCGGCCGCCGCGACGACCATGCCGGACTGGGCGACTGGTATGTGGATGAGACCGTCTGGCCGGAAGGCCTTACCCCACTGATCGACGCCGTCACCTCCCGCGGGATGGAATTCGGCCTGTGGGTGGAACCGGAGATGGTCAACCTGGATTCAGACATTGCACGGGCACATCCGGACTGGATTTCGGGCCCCTCCGCCGTGGCGCACAAGGACGGGGGCCGGCTGCCCCTCGAGTGGCGCAACCAGCACATCATCGACCTCGTGAACCCGGAGGCGTGGCAGTACGTCTTCGACCGGATCTCAGCACTCCTTGCCGACAACAACATCAGCTACCTGAAGTGGGACCAGAACCGGGACCTCGTCGAACAGGGCCATGCCGGCCGCCCTTCGGTCCACGAACAAACCCTCGCCGCCTACCGCCTGTTCGACGAGCTCCGCAAGGCCCACCCCGGCGTCGAAATTGAGAGCTGTTCCTCCGGCGGTGCCCGGGTGGACCTCGGCATCCTGGAGCGGACGGACCGGATCTGGGCATCCGACTGCAACGACGCCCTGGAGCGGCAGACCATCCAGCGCTGGACGGAGGCCGTGGTTCCACCGGAACTCGTGGGCAGCCATATCGGCCCCACCACCTCGCACACCACCGCCCGCACCCACGACCTTTCCTTCCGTGGCATCACCGCGCTGTTTGGCCACTTCGGGATGGAATGGGACGTACGCAGCGTGCAGGGCAGGGAGCGCGAGGAGCTGCGGCGCATCGTGGGCCTGTACAAGGAGCACCGGAACCTGATCCACAGCGGCCGCGCCGTCCACGCTGACGTTGCGGACGATTCCTTCCTGCTGCACGGCGTGGTGGCGGATGGATCCGTTGCGGAAAGCACGACGGCGGCCCTGTTCGCCCTGGTCAGCACACGCACCTCGGCGGCCGAGCAGCCGGGCCGGATCGGCATCCCGGGGCTGGAGGATGGCCGCAGCTACCGCGTGGAGGCGGTCTTCCCCACGGCGGACGATGCCGACTACCGCCACACGTTCACCCAGGTCCAGCCGCCCGCGTGGCTGGCTGAGGGAGCGGTGGCCACCGGCAGGTTCCTTGCGGAAGTGGGCCTGCCGATGCCAATCCTGAACCCGGAACACGCCCTGCTGCTGAAGGTAACAGCCCTCTAG
- a CDS encoding ABC transporter substrate-binding protein, with translation MKKKALTSLAAAAAAVLALSACGGGSSADAGKGEINYWLWDANQLPAYKQCADDFHKANPDITVKVTQRGWDDYWGTLTNGFVAGTAPDVFTDHLGKYPEFIKNKQLLPLDDAVKKDNIDTSVYNSGLADLWVGQDGKRYGLPKDWDTIALFYNTKLAADAGVTPEQMANLTWNPQDGGTYEKTIAHLTVDKNGKRGDEPGFDKNNVAVYGLGLNGSGSGQGQTEWSYLTGTTGWTHTDKNPWGKHYNYDDPKFQESIDWFAGLVDKGYMPKLETTVGASMADTFAAGKSVINANGSWMIGQYTGYKDVKVGIAPTPTGVNGKRASMYNGLADSIYAGTKKKDAAIKWVEYLGSAACQDVVASKAVVFPAIKTSADKAVEAFKAKGVDVTPFSQQVKDGTTFLYPIADNAAKVDGIMKPAMDAVVSGKAKANSLTQANDQVNALFK, from the coding sequence ATGAAAAAGAAAGCACTCACCTCCCTGGCTGCAGCGGCAGCCGCAGTCCTGGCCCTCTCCGCCTGCGGCGGCGGCAGCTCCGCCGACGCCGGCAAGGGTGAAATCAACTACTGGCTCTGGGACGCCAACCAGCTCCCCGCGTACAAGCAGTGCGCGGACGACTTCCACAAGGCCAACCCGGACATCACCGTCAAGGTCACCCAGCGCGGCTGGGACGACTACTGGGGCACCCTCACCAACGGCTTCGTGGCCGGCACCGCGCCGGACGTGTTCACCGACCACCTGGGCAAGTACCCGGAATTCATCAAGAACAAGCAGCTGCTCCCGCTGGACGATGCGGTCAAGAAGGACAACATCGATACCAGCGTCTACAACTCCGGGCTCGCCGACCTTTGGGTGGGACAGGACGGCAAGCGCTACGGGTTGCCGAAGGACTGGGACACCATCGCCCTGTTCTACAACACCAAGCTCGCAGCAGACGCCGGCGTGACTCCCGAACAGATGGCCAACCTCACCTGGAACCCCCAGGACGGCGGCACGTACGAAAAGACCATCGCCCACCTGACCGTGGACAAGAACGGCAAGCGCGGCGACGAGCCAGGCTTCGACAAGAACAACGTGGCCGTCTACGGGCTGGGCCTCAACGGGTCCGGCTCCGGACAGGGCCAGACCGAATGGAGCTACCTCACCGGTACCACCGGCTGGACGCACACCGACAAGAATCCGTGGGGCAAGCACTACAACTATGACGACCCCAAGTTCCAGGAAAGCATCGACTGGTTCGCCGGCCTGGTGGACAAGGGGTACATGCCCAAACTCGAAACCACGGTGGGCGCCAGCATGGCGGACACCTTCGCCGCCGGCAAGTCCGTCATCAACGCCAACGGTTCGTGGATGATCGGCCAGTACACCGGCTACAAGGACGTCAAGGTGGGCATCGCCCCCACCCCTACCGGTGTTAACGGCAAGCGCGCCAGCATGTACAACGGCCTGGCGGACTCCATCTACGCCGGCACCAAGAAGAAGGACGCCGCCATCAAGTGGGTCGAGTACCTGGGCTCCGCCGCCTGCCAGGACGTGGTGGCATCCAAGGCCGTGGTGTTCCCGGCCATCAAGACCTCCGCCGATAAGGCCGTGGAGGCCTTCAAGGCAAAGGGCGTGGATGTGACCCCGTTCAGCCAGCAGGTCAAGGACGGCACCACCTTCCTCTACCCGATTGCTGACAACGCAGCCAAGGTTGACGGCATCATGAAGCCCGCCATGGACGCCGTGGTGTCGGGCAAGGCCAAAGCCAACTCACTGACCCAGGCCAACGACCAGGTCAACGCCCTGTTCAAGTAA
- a CDS encoding carbohydrate ABC transporter permease: MTTAKVSAPARPATRRRPFSWRRGAAWVLVALAVAVSVLPFYWILRTALSTNGSLAGNATNLLPADFNLGAFQRVFGLQSPEDAVAQGGSGAQIDFWNYLRNSVLFASITTIGAVFFSAMAAYAFARLRWRGRNVVFSLFLATMMVPPIFTALPNFLLIKNLGLLNTMVGLVLPYIFMTPFAIFFLRQFFLNMSREVEEAAMLDGAKHLRIFFQIILPNAAAPIATLALLTFIGQWNEYFWPLLVGQDESVRVLTVGLGVFKSQSPQGAPDWSGLMAATLVSALPVLILFAAFGKKIVNSIGFSGIK, from the coding sequence ATGACCACCGCAAAAGTTTCCGCCCCTGCCCGGCCCGCCACCCGCCGTCGTCCGTTCAGCTGGCGCCGCGGGGCCGCCTGGGTCCTCGTCGCCCTGGCAGTTGCCGTCTCTGTACTTCCGTTCTACTGGATCCTCCGGACGGCACTGTCCACCAACGGGTCGCTGGCCGGCAACGCCACCAACCTGCTTCCCGCGGACTTTAACCTGGGCGCATTCCAGCGCGTCTTTGGCCTGCAGTCCCCCGAAGATGCCGTGGCACAGGGCGGCTCCGGGGCGCAGATCGACTTTTGGAACTACCTGCGCAACTCCGTGCTCTTTGCCTCCATCACCACCATCGGGGCCGTGTTCTTCAGCGCCATGGCGGCCTACGCCTTTGCCCGGCTGCGCTGGCGCGGACGGAACGTGGTGTTCAGCCTGTTCCTTGCCACCATGATGGTGCCCCCGATCTTCACCGCGCTGCCCAACTTCCTCCTCATCAAGAACCTGGGCCTGCTCAACACCATGGTGGGCCTGGTTCTCCCGTACATCTTCATGACCCCGTTCGCCATCTTCTTCCTCCGGCAGTTCTTCCTCAACATGTCCCGCGAGGTGGAGGAGGCGGCAATGCTCGACGGCGCCAAGCACCTCCGGATCTTCTTCCAGATCATCCTGCCCAACGCCGCGGCCCCCATCGCCACCCTTGCCCTGCTCACCTTCATTGGCCAGTGGAACGAGTACTTCTGGCCGCTGCTGGTGGGCCAGGACGAATCGGTCCGCGTCCTCACTGTGGGCCTGGGCGTCTTCAAGTCCCAATCCCCGCAGGGCGCTCCCGACTGGTCCGGACTGATGGCAGCCACCCTGGTTTCGGCCCTGCCCGTGCTGATCCTGTTCGCCGCCTTCGGCAAGAAAATCGTCAACTCCATCGGCTTCTCCGGCATCAAATAA
- a CDS encoding carbohydrate ABC transporter permease, with protein MTTLTRNASPVQHSVRRAVKRRGRSDLKTALFFIAPAMIGFIVFYLVPTLRGIYLSFTEYSILGDPTWIGTANYEAIAKDPLFSNALAVTSQYVLINIVLQTALALGLALLMHRVAKSTLIRGALLLPYLMANVIAALLWFWLLDYQIGIVNYFIEAVGLPKVAFFGSEEWAIPTQALINTWRHMGYTALLLFAGLQAIPNHVYEVANLDGASPWQTFRKITMPLLRPVLVLVLIVTVIGSFQVFDTVAVTTMGGPVNASRVLQFYIYQKAFTESDFGYGSALAVILFVILALVAFIQMKFLKGNESDLD; from the coding sequence ATGACCACCCTTACCAGGAACGCCAGTCCGGTTCAGCACTCCGTGCGCCGGGCGGTGAAGCGCCGGGGACGCAGCGACCTGAAGACAGCACTGTTCTTCATCGCGCCGGCCATGATCGGATTTATAGTTTTCTACCTGGTGCCCACGCTCCGGGGCATCTACCTCAGCTTCACCGAGTACAGCATCCTCGGCGACCCCACCTGGATTGGCACCGCCAACTATGAGGCCATCGCCAAGGACCCCCTGTTCTCGAACGCGCTGGCGGTCACCTCGCAGTACGTGCTGATCAATATCGTCCTGCAGACCGCGCTGGCACTGGGACTGGCGCTCCTCATGCACCGGGTGGCCAAGTCAACCCTCATCCGCGGTGCGCTCCTCCTGCCGTACCTGATGGCAAACGTGATCGCCGCCCTGCTGTGGTTCTGGCTGCTGGACTACCAGATCGGCATCGTCAACTACTTCATCGAGGCGGTGGGCCTGCCCAAGGTGGCATTCTTCGGCAGCGAGGAATGGGCCATCCCCACCCAGGCCCTCATCAACACCTGGCGGCACATGGGCTACACCGCGCTGCTGCTCTTCGCCGGACTGCAGGCCATCCCCAACCACGTCTACGAGGTGGCCAACCTGGACGGCGCCTCCCCCTGGCAGACCTTCCGCAAGATCACCATGCCGCTGCTCCGCCCCGTGCTGGTGCTGGTCCTGATCGTGACCGTGATCGGCTCCTTCCAGGTGTTCGACACCGTTGCCGTCACAACCATGGGCGGGCCGGTCAACGCCAGCCGCGTGCTGCAGTTCTACATCTACCAAAAGGCCTTCACCGAATCAGACTTCGGCTACGGTTCAGCCCTGGCTGTCATCCTCTTCGTCATCCTCGCCCTGGTGGCCTTCATCCAAATGAAGTTCCTCAAAGGCAACGAATCGGACCTGGACTAA
- a CDS encoding Gfo/Idh/MocA family protein: MTFSIGIVGAGQFGSQFAHLFNLHPGVKAVYVVDERPERAAEAVDRYHLAGQEADFDALLASDVDAVAIFTQRWTHGPLVERALRAGKHVYSAVPMAVSEEEIARIIDAVRDTGLVYMMGETSYYNPATVYAREQHAAGKFGRIFYSEGDYVHDMDLGFYDAYQYSGGDRWKETASYPPMLYPTHAIGGVLGAIPSHAVSVSCIGVRDQRNDGVFDKDISMFGNDFSNATALFELNDGGAMRTNEMRRVGYPSHIRESRFRFFGTEASLEQLAKVTVWQDKQNVHDISEQMETRPSLPLDDPSLANVAPELRDAFVSGLSPVHDAERLPAEFLGAPNGHEGSHHFLVDDFVTAVNNRTLPPVNAWVAARFTLPGIVAHESARQNGARLPIRDFGDAPANW, encoded by the coding sequence ATGACGTTCTCCATCGGCATCGTGGGCGCAGGCCAGTTCGGCTCCCAGTTCGCGCACCTTTTCAATCTGCACCCCGGCGTGAAGGCCGTCTACGTGGTGGACGAGCGCCCTGAGCGCGCCGCCGAGGCCGTGGATCGTTACCACCTGGCGGGGCAGGAAGCGGACTTCGACGCCCTGCTCGCCTCCGATGTCGACGCCGTGGCGATCTTTACCCAGCGCTGGACCCACGGCCCGCTGGTGGAACGGGCCCTCCGTGCCGGCAAGCATGTCTATTCGGCCGTTCCCATGGCGGTGTCCGAGGAGGAAATCGCGCGCATTATCGACGCCGTCCGGGACACCGGCCTGGTCTACATGATGGGGGAGACCAGCTACTACAACCCGGCCACGGTCTACGCCCGGGAACAGCACGCCGCCGGTAAGTTCGGGCGCATCTTCTACTCGGAAGGCGACTACGTCCATGACATGGACCTGGGCTTCTACGACGCATACCAGTACAGCGGCGGCGATCGGTGGAAGGAGACGGCCAGCTACCCGCCCATGCTCTACCCCACGCATGCGATCGGGGGAGTGCTCGGCGCCATCCCGTCGCACGCCGTCAGCGTGAGCTGTATCGGAGTCAGGGACCAGCGGAACGATGGGGTGTTCGACAAGGACATCAGCATGTTCGGCAACGACTTTTCAAATGCCACGGCGCTCTTCGAATTGAACGATGGCGGTGCCATGCGCACCAACGAAATGCGGCGCGTGGGCTACCCCTCCCACATCCGGGAATCCCGGTTCCGCTTCTTCGGCACCGAGGCCAGCCTGGAGCAGCTTGCCAAGGTCACCGTCTGGCAGGACAAGCAGAACGTCCACGACATCTCCGAGCAGATGGAGACCCGCCCCAGCCTTCCGCTGGACGATCCATCGCTGGCCAACGTCGCCCCGGAACTCCGCGACGCCTTTGTCTCGGGACTTTCCCCGGTCCACGATGCCGAACGGCTGCCCGCGGAGTTCCTTGGTGCCCCCAACGGACACGAAGGCAGCCACCACTTCCTGGTGGACGACTTCGTCACAGCCGTGAACAACCGCACGCTGCCGCCGGTCAACGCCTGGGTTGCTGCCCGCTTCACCCTCCCCGGGATCGTGGCCCACGAGTCGGCCCGGCAGAACGGCGCGCGGCTGCCCATCCGTGACTTCGGCGACGCCCCGGCCAACTGGTAG
- a CDS encoding LacI family DNA-binding transcriptional regulator has protein sequence MYSMTTSAVPAPRGPVTRKDVARFAGVSTAVVSYVVNGGPKKVAPATEAKVQDAIRVLGYRPNAAARALKLGSSETLGLIVPDISNPFFSLFSHAVEDAAAALGYALVLSNSDGNLAKERRNVRNLAARQVDGVLLASVLFEPDLEALETADIPSVLLNQERDAPGFNSIGVDLAAGARIAVEHLIGHGHTNIGLAMGTNVSGSTDGREVGWREALQEAGLPEGPISYSAFTRPGGYVAGQRLLASVNRPTAIFATSDMQGIGLLRAIHEAGLSVPGDIAVASFDGSADSEYSWPPLTTVEQPVAAMAEAAVAALVGASRGEKPRHRIFPTKLHIRQSCGCP, from the coding sequence ATGTACTCCATGACCACTTCGGCTGTGCCCGCCCCGCGCGGGCCGGTGACGCGCAAGGATGTTGCCCGCTTTGCGGGCGTCAGCACCGCCGTCGTGAGCTATGTGGTCAACGGCGGTCCAAAAAAGGTGGCGCCGGCAACTGAAGCCAAAGTCCAGGACGCCATCCGCGTCCTGGGCTACCGGCCCAACGCCGCCGCCCGGGCGCTCAAGCTGGGTTCCAGTGAGACGCTGGGCCTGATCGTCCCGGACATCTCCAACCCGTTCTTCTCGCTGTTCTCCCATGCTGTGGAGGATGCGGCCGCGGCCCTTGGCTACGCCCTGGTGCTGAGCAACTCTGACGGGAACCTCGCCAAGGAACGGCGGAACGTCCGCAACCTCGCCGCACGGCAGGTGGACGGGGTCCTGCTGGCCAGCGTTCTCTTCGAACCGGACCTGGAAGCCCTGGAAACGGCGGACATTCCGTCGGTGCTGCTGAACCAGGAACGCGACGCGCCGGGCTTCAACAGCATCGGGGTGGACCTGGCGGCCGGTGCCCGGATCGCCGTGGAACACCTCATTGGCCATGGCCACACCAATATCGGCCTGGCGATGGGTACCAACGTCTCCGGCTCCACCGACGGCCGCGAAGTGGGCTGGCGCGAAGCCCTGCAGGAGGCGGGCCTGCCTGAGGGACCCATCTCCTACAGCGCCTTTACCAGGCCCGGAGGCTACGTTGCCGGGCAGCGGCTGCTGGCGTCGGTGAACCGGCCAACGGCGATCTTTGCGACGTCGGACATGCAGGGCATTGGGCTCCTGCGCGCCATCCATGAAGCGGGGCTGTCCGTTCCCGGCGACATCGCGGTGGCGTCCTTTGACGGCTCCGCTGATTCCGAATACTCGTGGCCGCCCCTGACAACCGTCGAACAACCCGTGGCCGCTATGGCGGAAGCTGCGGTAGCCGCGCTGGTGGGAGCCAGCCGCGGCGAAAAACCCCGGCACCGCATCTTCCCCACAAAGCTGCACATCAGGCAGTCCTGCGGCTGCCCCTAG
- a CDS encoding DeoR/GlpR family DNA-binding transcription regulator: MLPAARHQAIVDAVQRERVVRVSDLAQQLGVSLMTVRRDIELLEESGKLERIHGGAKLPGDASTHEPGFELKSTQLTAEKRAIAVEAAALVHEGMAVGLSAGTTTWALAKELVDGPPITVVTNSVRIADLFHHAATTGPARYSSTVILIGGQRTPSDALVGPIATSALKQLHLDLLFLGVHGMDSVAGFTTPNLLEAETDRAFVAAARKTVVLADHTKWGVLGISSIASLDDVDEVISDPGLGSEAQRVLQDRVGKLRLAAA, encoded by the coding sequence ATGCTCCCCGCAGCACGCCACCAGGCCATCGTGGACGCCGTCCAGCGGGAAAGGGTGGTCCGCGTATCTGACCTCGCCCAGCAACTGGGCGTCTCGCTCATGACCGTCCGGCGGGACATCGAACTGCTGGAGGAAAGCGGCAAGCTGGAGCGGATCCACGGCGGAGCCAAGCTTCCCGGCGACGCAAGCACCCACGAGCCCGGCTTCGAACTGAAGTCCACCCAGTTGACGGCGGAAAAGCGTGCCATTGCCGTTGAAGCGGCCGCCCTTGTCCATGAAGGCATGGCTGTCGGGCTAAGCGCAGGGACCACCACGTGGGCACTGGCCAAGGAACTGGTGGACGGTCCCCCAATCACCGTGGTCACCAACTCCGTGCGCATTGCCGACCTGTTCCACCACGCCGCCACCACAGGGCCGGCCCGCTACAGCTCCACGGTGATCCTGATCGGAGGCCAGCGCACGCCGTCGGATGCCCTGGTGGGGCCCATCGCCACCAGTGCTCTAAAGCAGCTTCACCTGGACCTGCTGTTCCTCGGCGTCCACGGCATGGACTCGGTGGCGGGCTTCACCACACCCAACCTCCTGGAGGCCGAAACGGACCGGGCCTTCGTGGCCGCAGCCCGGAAGACCGTAGTGCTGGCTGACCACACCAAGTGGGGTGTGCTGGGCATCAGCTCGATTGCCTCACTGGACGACGTGGATGAGGTCATCAGCGACCCCGGCCTGGGTTCCGAAGCCCAGCGGGTCCTGCAGGACCGGGTGGGCAAGCTTCGGCTCGCCGCAGCCTGA
- a CDS encoding carbohydrate ABC transporter permease produces the protein MSVAEARAHRASAEATDRSGSRPKRHYGTHIFLVVMAAVWLVPLGWSVFTALRPVASTNEHGYFSVAGDFNFDNFVQAWTQGGFATYFWNSVLITVPAVLLTLFLASLMAFAVSRVNWKFNITLLIMFTAGNLLPPQVLAAPLFEMAKHFQVPYSFSDSGNMLNTYIIVIAVDTAFQMGFCTFVLSNYMKALSADLTEAALVDGAGIWRQYREIILPLCRPAFAALGTLEVIFIYNDYFWPLLFIQSGNRLPITTAINNLQGQFLNNYNLLAAGAVITVIPTLIIYLLLQRQFVAGLTLGSSKG, from the coding sequence ATGAGCGTCGCCGAAGCCCGCGCCCACAGGGCCTCCGCAGAAGCCACCGACAGGTCCGGAAGCCGCCCCAAGCGGCATTACGGGACCCACATCTTCCTGGTGGTGATGGCCGCCGTTTGGCTGGTTCCCTTGGGCTGGTCCGTATTCACCGCGCTCCGTCCGGTGGCGTCCACCAACGAGCACGGCTACTTCAGCGTTGCCGGCGACTTCAACTTCGACAACTTCGTCCAGGCCTGGACCCAGGGAGGTTTTGCCACCTACTTTTGGAATTCAGTCCTCATCACCGTGCCTGCGGTCCTGCTGACCCTGTTCCTCGCCTCCCTTATGGCCTTCGCCGTCAGCCGGGTCAATTGGAAATTCAACATCACCCTGCTGATCATGTTCACTGCGGGAAACCTGCTGCCCCCGCAGGTCCTCGCGGCGCCCCTCTTCGAGATGGCCAAGCATTTCCAGGTGCCCTACTCCTTCAGCGATTCCGGCAACATGCTCAACACCTACATCATCGTCATCGCTGTGGACACGGCATTCCAGATGGGGTTCTGCACCTTCGTGCTCTCGAACTACATGAAGGCGCTCTCCGCCGACCTGACCGAGGCCGCCCTGGTGGACGGTGCAGGCATTTGGCGGCAGTACCGGGAGATCATCCTGCCGCTGTGCCGCCCGGCGTTCGCCGCCCTGGGCACCCTGGAAGTCATCTTCATCTACAACGACTACTTCTGGCCCCTCCTGTTCATCCAGAGCGGCAACCGGCTGCCCATCACCACGGCCATCAACAACCTGCAGGGCCAGTTCCTGAACAACTACAACCTCCTGGCGGCAGGCGCTGTCATCACCGTCATTCCCACGCTGATCATCTACCTGCTCCTCCAGCGGCAGTTTGTTGCGGGGCTGACTCTCGGTTCCAGCAAGGGGTAG